The nucleotide window GAAAAGTATAGAAttcaaaaatgaaatacacaGCGTCAGACTGAGGggcataaaacatacaaaacttttCCTTAGTTTAGTTGTCTGTTTAAACAAATAGGTATTGTTTAATTTACTAAACCTTTTGTTAAATAGCACTTTAAAGTGAATCCATGGTCCAGCTAATATCTAAACTGACACTACTGGCAAATAGCTGTCAGCATACCCTTTTAATTCCAGATTCTACTTCTAACAGCATGGAACCCTGTTCAACCAGTTAGGCTAACAATTACTTTTtgttatatacataaaataggcACATCTTCCAGGTGCCCAGCGTTGAGGTTAGGTCACTCAGGAAGCAAGTTTATTATTGTAGAATAGGAAATGTGTGATCTCTACACCATTATTTTGGGCACAGATTTTTGTTTGCAAGAAAAGATAATCAATGGTAGCTTATATAGTTCAACCACCAGTATTTTAGGTCAAAAGAAACTGTGTCTAGCAGCAAAGTCTTTCAATTGTGCCTTAAAGAAAACTATAATGCTATATTTTATGTGTAACACAATTTTCctgtagaaaatgtaatttacccaCATAATGCAATTATTTGTAATAGGTGATAATAAACCCATcgttttatcattgttttatataatttacctTATTGCAAAGTCTATGACCATATAAATCTACATTTCACAAAAAGGAATGGTGATAATTTTATTTCACCTTGTTTTGTAGCTTAAAAACAGACCTATCActgcatttataatattatatataagggTGGCtactccttttcatttatttaagtaCAATTTTTAAGGAGAACCcctccccttccgtctttaccgcaacatatcccaggaggctgcaggcagTTCTTTATGCACGTGCTCAGGATCGGGCGGCTGCAGGCAGTTCTTTATGCACGTGCTCAGGATCGGGCAGGTGTCATAAGAGGCTTccctggaataaaaaaaacagacgcATGCATAGTGAGACTggcactttttttcacattttcaggcagacacgtcacccgatctcactccTGTGCAGTGCAAGGTTGGGTAATGTAAGAAGTAGCTGGAAGAAGAAGGTAGAAGATAGCCATGTCCATTGTCCTGTCCACGCCGGGTTGAagatttttaccatttatttaatgTCCTCCATATTTCTATCCAGCAGGTCGGgtcaaaatcaaaattaaaataaccaTTGCTAAGCAATGTCACAGATACAGTATGCTATAATCTTAGAACATttaacatactgggcctgatttattaaagctctcgaaggctggagaggatacactttcatcagtgaagctgggtgatccagaaaacctagaattttaattttaacttaataaatcagggcttatgTGTTGGGTAAATTATTTTAGCTTCTGATTGTCACACCTGATTACTTCACTTCCATGTTTATCATAATTAGCTTATACTTTATTGTGGAAGAGTCCCGGAAAGGATGTGCAAAACTTAAACATGCAGTAAGTGAGGTAATCGTTGACAAATCTGAGaaataaaccaaattttttttggtCAGTAGTCTCTTGGAGAGGTTTAGTTTTTTACATTATCTAGGGAACATTGGTAGAAGTTTAATTTACTAGCTTTGTATGGCCTGCATTGTATAGGACTGTGATATTCTACGCAAATGGGTTGCTTGCACACCCCATAAACTGTTGTTACTCAACAATAAATTGTATGCAGAAGATTCTGTGATCAGTTGTAGCTGAGTTTCGCTAGGGTGGACCCAATGTTAAAGATGcacttaaatttttaaatatatctctCCAAAATTACTTGCTCAAAAATCTGTTAGCATTGAAACcaatttttaatgaattaaacTGTAGTAACAGGTAgttaagcataaaataaaaattctttgacCACAGTGTTCAATCACAGTGCTGAATTGAAATTTTTCTGTGCATAAAAGTTTAAAGAGAATAGCATACATTCTccttaaattttatatataaagaaaagagaGGTAGTAAAATACCAAAAAGACATAACAATTATAAACACAGGACAGAGGAATAATCAATTAACACATATTCATCaattttcatgtttaaattttGGAATTCACAAGTTTGTCTtcttcaagaaataaaaaataactttaggcAATGGAAGAAATGATGCttcagttttatataaaatagaaaacattcaaaaacacCAATAAACTTAATTTTTTGCCTGacagaaatagtaaaatataaatagctTTCTTCCCCAGATGACAGGCTTGATTaactaaagtattatttttttgtgagttCAGTGAATCCTCATCTGCTTCAAATATCCATTCATGTGTACAAAATtctcctgtgtgtgtgtttttattaatacTGCTACACATGATTGGGTGTTTGATGTGAAAGTATGATCTAGGATCCCtgggctaaaaaagaaaaaaatatgactttaGTATATCAGCCTGATTTGTCACTTTAATTTAACATATTAGCAAAAGAGAAGTCCGTTAGGGAAATGAGCCAGTTGGCATTCAACTGAAATGTCTTTCTTCCATAGAGAAGAAAAATCAGTGTCTCATTGATTTGAGTCAATAGTCCAAACACTTATACTCTTAATAATTAGCCATTCATTTTGGTTTTTAGTCACTAGGATTCGAATGCAGTCAATGTTAAAAAGAACGTTACGGTCTATATTGTTCGTTTCAAAGTTCCCATCCTTGAAGTCACCTAGTCTAAGATAAGTAGTACACTTTTTGTTCCTTTTACTCCCAACAAGTCTTTCTCCAACTTCTAATATTCCATGGTGCAAGATGTCATTTTGGCGATCTTCTGTTCCTGTGCAGACTTTGATTTTACTTATTTTGGTTGGTTTCTCAAATACTATGTGATAGAAGTCACCGCTAGAAGGTGCCTTTGCCCAGAAATATTCTTCAGTGCTGCTGTATGCTTTGTGAACATCATAATTTTCAAAGACATTCATATTTGTGCTGAGGATTGAAGAGGGGTTATCAGGTATATCAAACGAGTCCTCCTCAAAGTCATCATCCTTTAGTTTATTCTCAGCACCTTTATATGATGAATAATATCCCATATGCTGAAATAGTGATGGCTTAAATCGAATTGCTTCTTTCTGAGCTAACAAACTTCGAAAATGAAtaagcagccaatcacaaggcATTTCCTGGTAAAACATGAGTAAAAAATGGGCTAGACGTGGTAGATCATAACTGTTGTAGAGCTTGCCGATAAATCCCAGCTTTGAAAACTCCAAGGTGACCCAGTTTGACCCTTTCCGTGagttaataacttttttaattgctGTCAAAAAATTCTTGGAGCATCTGACATCATCTTCCAGCATGAGATAATAATCAGAGAGGTTAGCACAAAAGTTTAATAGGTAGGCATAGTCAACGTTTTGTTTGGATCTAAATTTGACTCTGGCATCAGGGTCATTGTAATTTCTTTTCAGACCTTCTAAGACTGGATAGAATTGTACTGGAGTGTGGATAATTGCTAGTCTTCCAGCAATAATATGATGAGAGAATTTTCTTGATATATCTTGTACTATACTTTCACACCAGCTCAGGTCAAATTCTGCTAAATGAACAACTACAGCTATTTCTTTCAGTTCTTCATAACTAGACTGTTCAAATACAGATTTAATAGTTTCAAGTAAATAATTTCCCTTCTTCCTTTTCACAGATGATAATCCAATTGTAAGGAatcctaaataaaagaaaataatgataattattcacaacaaatatattttaagtgaTTTTCTGTTAAAAGAAGGTATAAGCAAGTTATACTGTTCTATGTACAATTCATATTCTATTCTGTATTACATTGATACAAATAGAACAACATATAGAATTTACTATtgtgacaacatttttaaatggtatGGTTAAACCTGTACATCTTTTGTTCATACACTCCAGAGCTGACTGCGCAGAACCTCTGACACATCTTGTGTGTACTGACCTATAGCAGATTTGTACCTCCACTATTATTACTAAGTGTTACCTATAGCTGTTGACTACCTATAGGTTGACTAGGTTGGGTCAAGAGAATTGACCATTTTACAACCGCACACAAGTGGTAAAGCCATCAAACTACATCTTGCATCCCAAGAACACTgaatctgtatatttgtttgcTGGTTGCTCATCAGTAGAAGAAACAATGACGTAGATATAGAAATACAAGCAAGTCGCAAATAATAATAGCAGcattcattttctaataaaagtaattactctttaaaaattgtaattacaacaacatttataaaatgtgttttaatctaactttaatatataatatattttagaagcAACTTTACACTAATAAAAACTTGTCTATTAGActtctgtaatatttatttctatttgtatgtttttgtgaaAACAAGATGCACCTTTGATTTTTATTATGCGactgataattattttttcttaagtATTTGTGAGAAATACAATCAGTAATACAAATGCTGTATACTATTTTGTCCTAGTATTTGCTATTGTTGGTGTTTTGCAGTTTAACAAATAATCccttttgtcatttcttttttattattgcttcaaTTAACTGCTTACTGTTTTCTTGGTcaacaacatttaaacaaaatctgCATTACTAAATACTAGATTGAGAAGTAAAATTGACAAGAGGGACTGCAGCAGTCCCTAGCCTCCTAGGTACATACTAGTCTGTAAATTAGGCTGAATACAATATGCAGCAGAATAAGATCACTGCGTAGTCACAAATCTCAGGATTAGCAGTTTTAACCCctctagtgttctaattctgtccatatttccatgcaaaaagcactacatttttttgcatggaaatttattttactttgtaggcctataattcttaggcataactcaccgaaatatgtcaaatatttaataaatttattaataaactttaaataaaaaaacacaaaaatctgtttaaaaaatagttaaacatataatataattgtacagtagcttgtattatatatgtattataattatatatatatattatgtaaagatttctttgtattggaaaacagctattttgtattgaatccaatgcaaaattatttgaatttcccactaattctcccgcccgcaccaacgcatgcatcAACGTCACtggaaaaccccggagatcgtctctgcacatgCTGGGAGAAAATCAAAGAGAAGTgtccggagaagctgcggggaacagcaggatgctgggggacaaAAACGGAATAAGATAAGTGGTTTTTTttgcgaccctgagtgtgactcaggattactgctttttgcatggcaagtccaccccgagtcacacttgggaatactgctaggggagataatatacagaaatacaaaacccttaactttttattttaggtttttcttaTATCTGCTTACTTGCCTTTTGGAAAAGGCCCCTAAACATTGTgagctaaaatattttcatgaattctgatgaaatatttttaacaccctaatgcaggggtgtcaaattctggcccgcaggccaaatctggcccgcaatgtccttttcttggcccccaaaggaatcctaaatatgaattgcagctggcccattgctgcattgaaaaagcgctGCTACTACGATTCcgggcctctctgcctatgtgtggccccacattggactgttttgtagatcagggaattgtagtagctatTTCAAGTATAGGTGCTATTTAAATGaaaagggagttccagccactcctatcattaagccccgcattgaactgttttcttgatgcagggaattgtaataGCAGTGGTATTTCAGTTTCATGTTTGGCCCactttgtatttgaatttgacacgcCTGCCCTAATGAATTTTCACTATTACATTGATGAAGTGCAAATGTAGCCTGTGAAAGATTTcacttccattttttattttccaataaacataaaaattacttgTACAAATAGCTAATATGTAAGCCTTCACTGACAATGATTGAAGGGTCAATAGTAATCTTTTCCAAACAGGACCCCTCCTGAGGTTGCGTGGAGTAGTGAGCATTGATGAATTGACTGCCTAGCTACTAGTTTACAGTGAAAATTTACAATATACAGTCTgtgtttctatttctatttagATTACTAGAAaaattattaccgtatttttcggaccattagacgctccggactataagacgcaccaggttttccgcacgggaaaacaagaaaaaaaaaattcatttgatttcccctgagatccagcgtgcggcacttgtgcccgcccatgaaggcggcgccgatcggcccggcggggatacaggtaagtaaaaaaatatgcattcggaccataagacgcaccctgattttccccccactttagggggaaaaaaagtgcgtcttatggtccgaaaaatacggtaatttacaGCAGATGTCTATTTATTGATGctcgccattttttttttcaaaacaactTTTCTAACAATATTGTGAATACAATGCTTATTTTATAGGTTTTAACTTTAAAGCATATCATTGTTGCCCTGAGTAAGCACAGCAAAGCAAAAGTTGTCTAATTGCCTTACATAAAACTGTAGAGATATTCTTTTCCAAACATACAGCTTAAATTTAACCTAAAGTGCATTAAAGGGCAAGTGGAACCCAAAGAGATATTTCATTTACATACAGATTTCAATCACCCCCAGCTTTTAAATTGTTGTAAACAAATGGGCTACTTTTCTAAATATCCCTAATGCAGAAGCCAGATATATACTTCTCAAAAGGTAGGGTAAATGTTTGTAGAATGTTTGGTATACTGAGTGAGATTTAGAGAGAAATGCAACTTAAATTCACAGAGCCTACTAGGCCTTTGACATTAGAAGCAGGCGTGGTTCCAATCGATTTTACCAGCTGCCCTAAGTGTGGTCCTGCATCTAGCCCTCTTGAACATGCCCTGTATACATGCTAGTTCATACAGCAATTTTAGGAATCTACATGTCAGTTTATGACTGGAACTGCCTTATTTTTTCCCTGCAAGCACCTTGTTTTACTTACTGATGTTTTTTAGTGTTGCActcttttgctaaaaaaaaaaaaatattttaaaaaagcatctccctgcatgtgtgtttttgtaaGGGCAGTAGCAAGTgtgtatttcttaaaatttaaGCAGATAGATTTACCACCTAAGCTCAAAATAAATATGAGAAACTAATGTGagatattatattttgtacagttagtttggaattaattttttaacaaaagatttaGCATTTATATTACTTACTTT belongs to Pyxicephalus adspersus chromosome 2, UCB_Pads_2.0, whole genome shotgun sequence and includes:
- the MGAT4C gene encoding alpha-1,3-mannosyl-glycoprotein 4-beta-N-acetylglucosaminyltransferase C, whose protein sequence is MRCFRKRSAIPVLGVLIFCLLFMNLYIEDEYVVEEDKRLKESSTHQFNPDQYVHTIRDFSNFSSSINVTYRILAGIPVSRKRFLTIGLSSVKRKKGNYLLETIKSVFEQSSYEELKEIAVVVHLAEFDLSWCESIVQDISRKFSHHIIAGRLAIIHTPVQFYPVLEGLKRNYNDPDARVKFRSKQNVDYAYLLNFCANLSDYYLMLEDDVRCSKNFLTAIKKVINSRKGSNWVTLEFSKLGFIGKLYNSYDLPRLAHFLLMFYQEMPCDWLLIHFRSLLAQKEAIRFKPSLFQHMGYYSSYKGAENKLKDDDFEEDSFDIPDNPSSILSTNMNVFENYDVHKAYSSTEEYFWAKAPSSGDFYHIVFEKPTKISKIKVCTGTEDRQNDILHHGILEVGERLVGSKRNKKCTTYLRLGDFKDGNFETNNIDRNVLFNIDCIRILVTKNQNEWLIIKSISVWTIDSNQ